One genomic segment of Lysobacter sp. 5GHs7-4 includes these proteins:
- a CDS encoding SIS domain-containing protein, whose product MDAPLLPDLSAWQRLGGAHTAEEIAQQPALWGELAQVLEQSRERIDAFLGDWLRQPGHRVIFTGAGSSGFIAEMVADQINAQWPADVRALHTTSLLTHPSLYLQHDRPTLLVSFARSGSSPESMAAVELVRDLVEHARFLDITCNGEGELARRGRDRADTLTLLMPPASCDRAFAMTSSLSCMLLAALAVFDAAPWPQRLQRLHVLAAHAQRALTEWDADVTALAQQPYRRVIYLGSGPLESLAREAALKLLELTAGRVLALANTPLGFRHGPKSTVDGDTLVVLLRSADAVARRYDQDLLDELRRDGIAGRVLSVGPRARDQADDDFALDAPALPDPWLAPLWLSMAQRYALQRSAALGLTPDNPFPDGTVNRVVQGVTIHRHG is encoded by the coding sequence ATGGACGCTCCCCTGCTACCCGATTTGTCCGCCTGGCAGCGCCTGGGCGGGGCCCACACCGCCGAAGAGATCGCCCAGCAGCCCGCGCTGTGGGGCGAACTGGCGCAGGTGCTGGAGCAGTCGCGCGAGCGCATCGACGCCTTCCTCGGCGATTGGCTGCGCCAGCCCGGGCACCGGGTGATCTTCACCGGCGCCGGCAGCTCGGGCTTCATCGCCGAAATGGTCGCCGACCAGATCAATGCGCAGTGGCCGGCGGACGTGCGCGCCTTGCACACCACCAGCCTGCTCACCCATCCCTCGCTGTATCTGCAACACGACCGCCCGACCCTGCTGGTGTCGTTCGCGCGCAGCGGTTCCAGCCCCGAAAGCATGGCGGCGGTGGAGCTGGTGCGCGACCTGGTCGAGCACGCGCGCTTCCTCGACATCACCTGCAACGGCGAAGGCGAACTCGCGCGCCGCGGCCGCGACCGCGCCGACACCCTGACCCTGCTGATGCCGCCGGCCAGTTGCGACCGCGCCTTCGCCATGACCAGCAGCCTGAGCTGCATGCTGCTGGCCGCGCTGGCGGTGTTCGACGCCGCGCCGTGGCCGCAGCGGCTGCAACGCCTGCACGTGCTGGCCGCGCACGCGCAGCGCGCGCTGACCGAATGGGACGCGGACGTGACCGCGCTGGCGCAGCAGCCTTACCGCCGCGTGATCTACCTGGGCAGCGGCCCGCTGGAATCGCTGGCGCGCGAAGCCGCGCTCAAGCTGCTGGAACTCACCGCCGGCCGCGTGCTGGCGCTGGCCAACACACCGCTGGGCTTCCGCCACGGCCCCAAGTCCACCGTCGACGGCGACACCCTGGTGGTGCTGCTGCGCAGCGCCGACGCGGTCGCGCGCCGTTACGATCAGGACCTGCTGGACGAATTGCGCCGCGACGGCATCGCCGGCCGCGTGCTGTCGGTGGGGCCGCGCGCGCGCGATCAGGCCGACGACGATTTCGCCCTGGATGCGCCCGCCCTGCCCGATCCGTGGCTGGCGCCGTTGTGGCTGAGCATGGCCCAGCGCTACGCGTTGCAGCGCTCGGCCGCGCTCGGCCTGACCCCCGACAACCCCTTCCCCGACGGCACCGTCAACCGTGTCGTGCAGGGCGTGACCATCCACCGCCATGGCTGA